The genomic stretch ATGAAAATTGTGGCGCTGCTTATGCTGTTTATCTGTCTTTTAAAGAATTGATAGCAAGTGTAGAAGAATATGCAGATGTTTATTTAAAAGAGAGAGCTTCTGATTTTAAAGACATTAGAAATAGACTTATTGCAAATATTTTAGATAAGGTAGTTGATCTTGCTGAGGTTAAGAGAGATGTGGTGTTAATTACTGAAGAATTAACACCTTCTGATACAATGCAGGTTGATTTAAGTTATGTTAAGGGTTTTATCACCACGGTTGGTGGTGAAACTTCTCATGCTGCTATTTTAGCAAGAACAATGGGACTTCCGGCTCTTGTGATGTCACCTTTAGATATTGATAAAATTAAAGAAGGTGAGCAGTTGATAATTGATGGACTCTCTTCAATAATTATTAGTAGTCCTTCATCTAGTGAACTTGATAAATATTCTCATAAGATACTAAAATATAATGAGCATGAGAAAGAGCTTTTTGAATTAAAGAATCAAGATGCAGTAACAAAAGATGGTATTAAAATATTTTTAAAGGCTAATATTGGAACTCCAACAGATATTTTTTATGTTAATAAATATGGACTTGATGGCATAGGGCTTTTTAGGACAGAATTTTTGTATATGGAGTCTTTAAAGCCTCCTACAGAAGATGAACAGTTTGAAGCTTATAAAAAAGTTGTTGAGAATATTGAAAAAAAAGGCGTTGTTACTATTCGTACTCTTGATATTGGAGGAGATAAAGAAATTCCATATTTTAATTTTCCAAAAGAAGAGAATCCTTTTCTAGGATATCGTGCTCTTAGAATGTATATGGATTATGAAAGTTTGATTCAAAGTCAATTTAATGCAATTTTTAGAGCTAGTCATTATGGCAAAATAAGGATTATGGTTCCTATGCTTGCTAGGTATGAGGAACTTGAGATAATTAATTATTTTGTAGATAAAGCCAAGGAAAATTTAAAATCTAGGAACTTGCCTTTTGATGAAAATTTGGAAGTTGGATGTATGATAGAAGTTCCTTCTGCTGCTTTATTAGCAGCTGAACTTGCTGATAAGTTGGATTTCTTTAGTATTGGTACTAATGATTTAACTCAGTATACTTTGGCTGTGGATAGGGGTAATCAGAAAATATCAAATTTGTATGATAAATATAATCCTGCTGTTTTAAAATTGATTAAGAATGTTTTTGATGCTGGTCATAGTGCTGGTATTGATGTTTCTGTTTGTGGTGAACTTGGAGGAGATGAAGCTGGAGCTTTAATTCTCATTGGACTTGGATTTAAATCTCTGAGTATGGTTCCTAGTGCTTCGCTTAGGATTAAGTATTTGCTTAGAAAA from Borrelia duttonii Ly encodes the following:
- the ptsP gene encoding phosphoenolpyruvate--protein phosphotransferase — encoded protein: MTLSGKRISKGIGIGEALFIKKDFDKLIDKSKITSSQVDGEIKKFNDAKLKAISVLRDLTRKVVSQLGADKEGIFEGQMLIIEDDELSESVINFIKNENCGAAYAVYLSFKELIASVEEYADVYLKERASDFKDIRNRLIANILDKVVDLAEVKRDVVLITEELTPSDTMQVDLSYVKGFITTVGGETSHAAILARTMGLPALVMSPLDIDKIKEGEQLIIDGLSSIIISSPSSSELDKYSHKILKYNEHEKELFELKNQDAVTKDGIKIFLKANIGTPTDIFYVNKYGLDGIGLFRTEFLYMESLKPPTEDEQFEAYKKVVENIEKKGVVTIRTLDIGGDKEIPYFNFPKEENPFLGYRALRMYMDYESLIQSQFNAIFRASHYGKIRIMVPMLARYEELEIINYFVDKAKENLKSRNLPFDENLEVGCMIEVPSAALLAAELADKLDFFSIGTNDLTQYTLAVDRGNQKISNLYDKYNPAVLKLIKNVFDAGHSAGIDVSVCGELGGDEAGALILIGLGFKSLSMVPSASLRIKYLLRKYTMSDLNELAIKVLNSKSESETLKFLDKYIGD